The following are encoded together in the Cicer arietinum cultivar CDC Frontier isolate Library 1 chromosome 2, Cicar.CDCFrontier_v2.0, whole genome shotgun sequence genome:
- the LOC101507780 gene encoding uncharacterized protein, with protein MGQIVRRKKKGRPSKADLARRSGQSPATSQSDLRRSRRRRNVRYNIDYDDYLDEEDEDEDEDERRREKKKLKLVEKLNQGVDDEEDEDEDESAPSRGRSRVAHAPESEKRKLLRKKNDDRDEEDEEEEEEGEEVEEEEEEEEEEAEVEGNENENAEEHEDEGESERGEVNGTKVDSKGLQSVTGTPLKVLSEIPLPDKRTLELILDKLQKKDTYGVYAEPVDPEELPDYHDVIDNPMDFATVRKKLANGSYPTLEQFESDVLLICSNAMQYNAPETIYHKQARSIQELARKKFEKLRINFERSQSELKSEQKTRTNSLGNKLGRRPLGYASQEPVGSDFCSGATLATIGDVLPNSHPMQGIVCERPGNINGLVEGNAFLIDANQEKAEDSISGKGLLSKSGRKSFVQDYERRATYNMSTLPITRSDSVFSTFESEIKQLVTVGLQAEYSYARSLARFAATLGPTAWRVASRRIQQALPSDCKFGRGWVGEYEPLPTPVLMLDNRVQKQPSLATKLQSTTKSTKVRKNGKNVESSLEHSVNEPMFEVKQPAVCPGSGLTSEGKPSFFGSAGVRPNASINLTHPQPNVQTRKVGKSENKGLKQVELNSLPSSDQNNASLVAKLTSNAPAAVSKPREMVPSNMNILTSMPFKLPDVNGVASGELPNGKVRNTSFNRRMTAPSSESTSIQTGRSAPSVTHGLEQSLSDPVQLMRMLAEKAQKQQASSSSNHSPTETPPVTSSIPSGRKEDLSNASAAAARAWMSVGAAGFKQGPENSSSPKNHISAESLYNPTREFQQHLSRIRGEFPSGGMPYQSEKNNFPFQPLLPQHIHPVGVSQFSNRPMVFPQVAASDLSRFQMQPPWQAVRPHSQPRQKQETLPPDLNIGFQSPGSPAKQSSGVMVDSQQPDLALQL; from the exons ATGGGTCAGATCGTGAGGAGGAAGAAGAAAGGACGTCCTTCTAAGGCAGATCTAGCTCGCCGTTCCGGTCAATCTCCGGCGACTTCTCAATCCGACCTACGACGGAGCCGTCGACGGCGAAATGTCAGATATAACATAGACTACGACGATTACCTAGACGAAGAAGACgaggatgaagatgaagacGAGAGAAGGCGCGAGAAGAAGAAGCTCAAGCTTGTGGAGAAGCTCAACCAAGGTGTAGacgatgaagaagatgaagatgaagacgAGTCGGCGCCCAGTCGCGGTAGGTCGCGTGTGGCACACGCGCCCGAGTCAGAGAAAAGAAAATTgttaagaaaaaagaatgatgatAGGGAtgaggaagatgaagaagaggaagaagaaggggaagaagtagaagaagaagaagaagaagaagaagaagaagcagaaGTTGAAgggaatgaaaatgaaaatgcagAGGAACACGAAGACGAAGGTGAAAGTGAAAGGGGTGAG GTTAATGGCACAAAAGTTGATTCCAAAGGGCTCCAATCTGTTACAG GAACCCCTTTGAAGGTTTTGTCTGAGATTCCGTTGCCTGATAAGAGGACTCTTGAATTGATCCTTGACAAGCTTCAGAA GAAGGACACGTATGGTGTGTATGCAGAGCCGGTTGATCCAGAAGAG CTTCCTGATTATCACGATGTGATTGATAATCCTATGGACTTCGCCACCGTGCGTAAAAAGTTGGCGAATGGATCTTACCCTACATTGGAACAATTTGAG AGTGATGTTTTATTGATTTGCTCAAATGCAATGCAATACAATGCGCCGGAGACTATATACCACAAACAG GCACGTTCAATACAAGAACTAGCTAGAAAGAAGTTTGAGAAGTTAAGGATCAACTTTGAACGCTCTCAGAGTGAGCTGAAATCTGAACAAAAAACCAGAACGAATTCCTTAGGTAATAAGCTAGGAAGAAGGCCTCTGGGTTATGCTTCACAGGAACCTGTTGGCTCTGATTTCTGTTCTGGCGCAACTCTTGCTACTATTGGAGATGTACTGCCAAATTCCCACCCAATGCAAGGGATCGTCTGTGAAAGACCTGGCAACATCAATGGCCTTGTAGAGGGGAATGCTTTCTTGATCGATGCTAATCAAGAGAAAGCAGAAGACTCCATATCAG GGAAAGGCCTTCTCTCCAAGTCAGGAAGAAAATCATTTGTGCAAGATTATGAACGCCGTGCTACTTATAATATGTCTACTCTACCAATTACTAGATCTGATTCAGTATTTTCGACTTTTGAGAGTGAAATTAAGCAGTTAGTTACA GTTGGACTTCAAGCTGAATATTCCTATGCCAGGAGTTTGGCTCGTTTTGCTGCAACTCTAGGACCTACTGCTTGGAGAGTAGCTTCTCGGAGGATTCAACAGGCACTGCCATCTGACTGTAAATTTGGTCGAGGTTGGGTTGGAGAGTATGAACCACTTCCAACCCCAGTATTAATGCTTGATAACCGTGTCCAGAAACAACCTAGTCTGGCAACAAAGTTGCAGTCTACTACTAAATCGACAAAGGTCCGCAAAAATGGCAAGAATGTAGAATCCTCCTTGGAACATTCTGTCAATGAACCGATGTTTGAGGTAAAACAGCCTGCAGTTTGCCCTGGTAGTGGGCTCACATCAGAAGGAAAACCATCTTTTTTTGGTTCTGCTGGAGTAAGACCAAATGCTTCTATCAATCTCACTCACCCTCAACCGAATGTCCAGACCAGGAAAGTTGGCAAGTCTGAGAATAAGGGTTTGAAACAAGTGGAGTTGAACTCTTTACCCTCGAGCGATCAGAACAATGCTAGTCTAGTTGCGAAGCTTACAAGTAACGCTCCTGCAGCTGTTTCTAAACCCAGAGAGATGGTACCAAGTAACATGAATATCTTAACATCTATGCCTTTCAAGCTGCCCGATGTCAACGGAGTCGCTAGTGGAGAGTTACCTAATGGAAAAGTCAGGAATACTAGTTTCAATAGACGAATGACTGCTCCATCATCTGAAAGTACATCAATTCAAACGGGCAGATCAGCTCCCTCTGTTACCCATGGGCTAGAGCAGAGTCTTAGCGACCCAGTTCAGCTGATGAGGATGTTAGCCGAGAAGGCTCAAAAGCAACAGGCTTCTAGTTCGTCTAATCATTCCCCCACCGAAACTCCACCAGTAACTTCATCAATTCCGTCTGGACGGAAAGAAGACTTGAGCAATGCTTCGGCAGCAGCTGCCCGTGCATGGATGTCTGTAGGAGCTGCAGGGTTTAAACAAGGACCTGAAAATTCTAGTTCACCCAAAAATCATATTTCCGCGGAGTCATTGTACAACCCAACCCGAGAGTTCCAGCAGCATCTTTCACGAATTAGAGGCGAGTTTCCTTCTGGTGGAATGCCTTACCAGTCAGAGAAGAATAACTTTCCATTTCAGCCACTTTTACCTCAACACATTCACCCAGTTGGTGTTTCACAGTTTTCAAACCGACCTATGGTTTTCCCTCAAGTAGCAGCTTCCGACCTATCAAGATTTCAAATGCAGCCGCCTTGGCAAGCTGTCCGGCCTCATAGTCAACCAAGACAAAAACAAGAAACACTTCCTCCCGACTTGAATATTGGTTTCCAATCACCCGGGTCCCCTGCCAAACAGTCTTCTGGTGTGATGGTTGACTCACAGCAACCAGACCTGGCTTTGCAGCTATGA